One stretch of Cervus canadensis isolate Bull #8, Minnesota chromosome 5, ASM1932006v1, whole genome shotgun sequence DNA includes these proteins:
- the LOC122441948 gene encoding CAD protein isoform X1 yields MAALVLEDGSVLRGQPFGAAVSTAGEVVFQTGMVGYPEALTDPSYKAQILVLTYPLIGNYGIPPDEVDEFGLSKWFESSGIHVAGLVVGECCPTPSHWSATCTLHEWLQRHGIPGLQGVDTRELTKKLREQGSLLGKLVQDGTEPSTLPFLDPNARPLVPEVSTKVPRVFNAGGTPRILALDCGLKYNQVRCLCQRGAEVTVVPWDHALDSQEYEGLFLSNGPGDPASYPSLVSTLNRVLSEPNPRPIFGICLGHQLLALAIGAKTYKMRYGNRGHNQPCLLVGSGRCFLTSQNHGFAVETDSLPASWLPLFTNANDHSNEGIVHESLPFFSVQFHPEHQAGPSDMELLFDIFLETVKEATAGNPGGQTVRERLAERLCLPGIPTPGSGLTAPRKVLILGSGGLSIGQAGEFDYSGSQAIKALKEENIQTLLINPNIATVQTSQGLADKVYFLPITPHYVTQVIRNERPDGVLLTFGGQTALNCGVELTKAGVLARYGVRVLGTPVETIELTEDRRAFASRMAEIGEHVAPSEAANSLEQAQAAAERLGYPVLVRAAYALGGLGSGFASNKEELSALVAPAFAHTSQVLVDKSLKGWKEIEYEVVRDAYGNCVTVCNMENLDPLGIHTGESIVVAPSQTLNDREYQLLRQTAIKVTQHLGIVGECNVQYALNPESEQYYIIEVNARLSRSSALASKATGYPLAYVAAKLALGIPLPELRNSVTGGTAAFEPSLDYCVVKIPRWDLSKFLRVSTKIGSCMKSVGEVMGIGRSFEEAFQKALRMVDENCVGFDHTVKPVSDMELETPTDKRIFVVAAALWAGYSVDRLYELTRIDRWFLHRMKRIIAHTQLLEQHRGQPLPPDLLHQAKRLGFSDKQIALAVLSTELAVRKLRQELGICPAVKQIDTVAAEWPAQTNYLYLTYWGTTHDLSFRTPHVLVLGSGVYRIGSSVEFDWCAVGCIQQLRKMGYKTIMVNYNPETVSTDYDMCDRLYFDEISFEVVMDIYELENPEGVILSMGGQLPNNMAMALHRQQCRVLGTSPEAIDSAENRFKFSRLLDTIGISQPQWRELSDLESARQFCQTVGYPCVVRPSYVLSGAAMNVAYTDGDLERFLSSAAAVSKEHPVVISKFIQEAKEIDVDAVACDGVVAAIAISEHVENAGVHSGDATLVTPPQDITAKTLERIKAIVHAVGQELQVTGPFNLQLIAKDDQLKVIECNVRVSRSFPFVSKTLGVDLVALATRVIMGEEVEPVGLMTGSGVVGVKVPQFSFSRLAGADVVLGVEMTSTGEVAGFGESRCEAYLKAMLSTGFKIPKKNILLTIGSYKNKSELLPTVRLLESLGYSLYASLGTADFYTEHGVKVTAVDWHFEEAVDGECPPQRSILEQLAEKNFELVINLSMRGAGGRRLSSFVTKGYRTRRLAADFSVPLIIDIKCTKLFVEALGQIGPAPPLKVHVDCMTSQKLVRLPGLIDVHVHLREPGGTHKEDFASGTAAALAGGVTMVCAMPNTRPPITDAPALALAQKLAEAGARCDYALFLGASSENAGTLGTVAGSAAGLKLYLNETFSELRLDSVVQWMEHFETWPSHLPIVAHAERQSVAAILMVAQLTQRSVHICHVARKEEILLIKAAKAQGLPVTCEVAPHHLFLSRDDLERLGPGKGEVRPELGSREDVEALWENMAVIDCFASDHAPHTVEEKCGPRPPPGFPGLETMLPLLLTAVSEGRLSLDDVLQRLHHNPRRIFHLPPQEDTYVEVDLEHEWTVPSHMPFSKAHWTPFEGQKVKGTVRRVVLRGEVAYIDGQVLVPPGYGQDVRKWPQGAVPQLTPSAPAASELTTTPERPRRSGPALPDGRFHLPPRIHRASDPGLPAVFLRPGAGTPWGSRAWAEEPKEKTSRKAAEPELMGTLDGICYPPPPVPRQASPQNLGTPGLLHPQTSPLLHSLVGQHILSVQQFTKDQMSHLFNVAHTLRMMVQKERSLDILKGKVMASMFYEVSTRTSSSFAAAMARLGGAVLSFSEATSSVQKGESLADSVQTMSCYADVVVLRHPQPGAVELAAKHCRRPVINAGDGVGEHPTQALLDIFTIREELGTVNGMTITMVGDLKHGRTVHSLACLLTQYRVSLRYVAPPSLRMPPDVRAFVASRGTKQEEFESIEEALPDTDVLYMTRIQKERFGSTQEYEACFGQFILTPHIMTRAKKKMVVMHPMPRVNEISVEVDSDPRAAYFRQAENGMYIRMALLATVLGRF; encoded by the exons GAGAGCAAGGGTCTCTGCTGGGCAAGTTGGTCCAGGATGGGACAGAACCTTCAACCCTGCCCTTCTTGGACCCCAATGCCCGCCCGCTGGTGCCGGAGGTCTCCACTAAG GTTCCACGGGTATTCAATGCAGGGGGTACCCCTCGGATCCTTGCTTTGGACTGTGGCCTCAAGTACAATCAGGTCCGATGCTTGTGCCAGCGTGGGGCAGAGGTCACTGTGGTACCCTGGGACCACGCGTTAGACAGTCAAG AGTATGAGGGTCTCTTCCTGAGTAATGGCCCTGGTGACCCTGCCTCCTATCCCAGCTTGGTATCCACACTGAACCGTGTTTTATCTGAACCAAACCCCCGACCTATCTTCGGGATCTGTCTGGGACACCAGCTGTTGGCCTTAGCCATTGGGGCCAAGACTTACAAGATGAG ATACGGGAACCGAGGCCATAACCAGCCATGCTTGCTGGTGGGCTCCGGGCGCTGCTTTCTAACATCCCAGAACCATGGATTTGCtgtggaaacagactcactgcCAGCAAGCTGGCTTCCTCTCTTCACCAATGCCAATGATCACTCCAACGAAGGCATCGTACATGAGAGCCTGCCCTTCTTCAG TGTCCAGTTTCACCCAGAGCATCAAGCTGGCCCTTCAGATATGGAACTTCTTTTTGACATTTTTCTGGAAACTGTGAAAGAAGCTACAGCTGGGAACCCTGGGGGCCAGACAG TTCGAGAGCGGCTGGCTGAGCGCCTCTGTCTCCCTGGGATTCCCACCCCAGGCTCTGGGCTTACAGCACCACGAAAGGTTCTGATTCTGGGCTCAGGGGGCCTCTCCATCGGCCAGGCTGGCGAGTTTGACTACTCAGGCTCTCAG GCGATCAaggccctgaaggaggaaaacaTTCAGACATTGCTGATCAACCCTAACATCGCTACCGTGCAGACCTCACAGGGGCTGGCAGACAAGGTCTATTTCCTCCCCATAACACCTCACTACGTAACCCAG gtgATACGTAATGAGCGCCCAGATGGTGTGTTACTGACTTTTGGGGGCCAAACAgctctgaactgtggtgtggagctGACCAAGGCTGGGGTGCTCGCTCGGTACGGAGTCCGGGTCCTGGGCACACCTGTGGAGACCATTGAGTTGACTGAGGATCGGCGTGCCTTCGCCTCCAGGATGGCAGAGATCGGAGAGCACGTGGCCCCCAGCGAGGCAGCGAATTCTCTTGAGCAG GCCCAGGCAGCTGCTGAGAGACTGGGGTACCCTGTGCTGGTGCGTGCAGCCTATGCCTTGGGTGGCCTGGGCTCTGGCTTTGCCTCTAACAAAGAGGAGCTGTCTGCTCTCGTGGCCCCAGCTTTTGCCCATACCAGCCAAGTGCTGGTAGACAAGTCCCTGAAAGGATGGAAGGAGATTGAGTATGAGGTGGTGAGAGACGCCTATGGCAACTGTGTCACG GTGTGTAACATGGAGAACCTAGACCCGCTGGGTATCCACACCGGGGAGTCCATCGTGGTGGCTCCAAGCCAGACGCTAAATGACAGGGAGTACCAGCTACTGAGGCAGACAGCCATCAAGGTGACTCAGCACCTCGGAATCGTCGGGGAGTGCAACGTGCAGTACGCCCTGAACCCTGAGTCTGAGCAG TACTACATCATTGAAGTGAATGCCAGGCTCTCTCGCAGCTCTGCCCTAGCCAGTAAGGCCACAGGCTACCCACTGGCCTATGTGGCAGCCAAGCTGGCTTTAGGCATCCCTCTGCCAGAACTCAG GAATTCGGTGACAGGCGGAACAGCAGCCTTTGAACCCAGTCTGGATTACTGTGTGGTGAAGATTCCTCGCTGGGACCTCAGCAAGTTCCTCCGCGTCAGCACAAAGATTGGGAGCTGCATGAAGAGCGTGG GTGAAGTCATGGGCATTGGGCGTTCTTTTGAGGAGGCCTTCCAGAAGGCTCTACGCATGGTGGATGAGAACTGCGTGGGCTTTGATCACACGGTCAAGCCCGTCAGTGATATG GAGTTGGAGACTCCAACAGACAAGCGCATCTTCGTGGTGGCAGCAGCCCTGTGGGCTGGCTACTCAGTGGATCGCCTTTATGAACTCACTCGCATCGACCGCTGGTTCTTGCACCGGATGAAGCGGATCATAGCACACACCCAGCTGCTGGAGCAACATCGTGGACAACCTTTGCCCCCAGACCTGCTGCATCAGGCCAAGCGCCTTGGCTTCTCAGACAAGCAGATTGCCCTCGCGGTCCTCAG CACAGAGCTGGCTGTTCGCAAGCTGCGTCAGGAACTAGGGATCTGTCCAGCAGTGAAGCAAATTGACACAGTTGCAGCTGAGTGGCCGGCCCAGACAAATTACTTGTACCTGACATACTGGGGCACCACCCATGACCTCAGCTTTCGAACACCTCATGTCCTGGTCCTTGGCTCTGGCGTCTACCGTATCGGCTCCAGCGTCGAGTTTGACTGGTGTGCTGTGGGCTGCATCCAGCAGCTCCGAAAG ATGGGGTATAAGACCATCATGGTGAACTACAACCCAGAGACAGTCAGCACCGACTACGACATGTGTGACCGACTCTACTTTGATGAAATCTCTTTTGAG GTGGTGATGGACATCTATGAGCTGGAGAACCCTGAAGGTGTGATCCTGTCCATGGGCGGGCAGCTGCCCAACAACATGGCCATGGCTTTGCATCGGCAGCAGTGTCGGGTTCTGGGCACCTCCCCAGAAGCCATTGACTCAGCTGAGAACCGTTTTAAGTTCTCCCGGCTCCTCGACACCATTGGTATCAGCCAGCCTCAGTGGAGGGAGCTCAGTGACTTAGAG TCTGCTCGCCAGTTCTGCCAGACCGTGGGGTACCCCTGTGTCGTGCGCCCCTCCTATGTGCTGAGCGGTGCTGCTATGAACGTGGCCTACACCGATGGGGACTTGGAGCGCTTCTTGAGCAGTGCAGCAGCTGTCTCCAAGGAGCACCCTGTGGTCATCTCCAAGTTCATCCAGGAGGCCAAG GAGATTGACGTGGATGCTGTGGCTTGTGATGGTGTGGTGGCAGCTATCGCCATCTCTGAACATGTGGAGAACGCAGGTGTGCATTCAGGTGATGCCACACTGGTGACCCCACCACAGGACATCACTGCCAAAACTCTGGAGCGGATCAAAGCCATTGTGCATGCCGTGGGCCAGGAGCTGCAGGTCACAGGACCCTTCAATCTGCAGCTCATTGCCAAG GACGACCAGCTGAAAGTCATTGAATGCAACGTGCGTGTGTCTCGCTCCTTCCCCTTCGTCTCCAAGACACTAGGTGTGGACCTAGTAGCCTTGGCGACACGGGTCATCATGGGGGAAGAAGTGGAGCCTGTGGGACTCATGACTGGCTCTGGAGTTGTGGGGGTGAAG GTGCCCCAGTTCTCATTCTCCCGCCTGGCGGGGGCTGACGTGGTGCTGGGTGTGGAGATGACCAGTACCGGGGAAGTGGCTGGCTTTGGGGAGAGCCGCTGCGAGGCCTACCTTAAGGCCATGCTCAGCACTGGTTTTAAGATCCCCAAGAAGAACATTTTGCTGACCATTGGCAGCTATAAG AACAAAAGTGAGTTGCTCCCAACTGTGAGGCTGCTGGAGAGCCTGGGCTACAGCCTCTACGCCAGCCTGGGCACCGCTGACTTCTACACAGAGCATGGCGTCAAG GTGACGGCTGTGGACTGGCATTTTGAAGAGGCAGTGGATGGAGAGTGCCCACCACAGCGAAGCATCTTGGAGCAGCTCGCTGAGAAAAACTTTGAGCTAGTGATTAACCTGTCTATGCGTGGGGCCGGGGGCCGGCGTCTTTCTTCCTTTGTCACCAAGGGCTACCGCACGCGGCGCCTGGCCGCTGACTTCTCCGTACCCCTCATCATTGATATCAAGTGCACCAAACTGTTTGTGGAG GCACTGGGACAGATTGGACCAGCCCCTCCTTTGAAGGTGCACGTTGACTGCATGACCTCCCAGAAGCTTGTGCGGCTACCTG GACTGATCGACGTCCATGTGCACCTGCGGGAACCAGGGGGGACACACAAGGAGGACTTTGCCTCGGGCACAGCTGCTGCCCTGGCCGGGGGTGTCACCATGGTGTGTGCCATGCCTAATACCCGGCCCCCCATCACCGACGCCCCTGCCCTGGCCTTGGCGCAGAAG CTGGCAGAGGCCGGCGCCCGCTGTGACTATGCCTTATTCCTCGGAGCCTCATCAGAAAATGCAGGGACCCTGGGCACTGTGGCTGGGTCTGCTGCGGGGCTGAAGCTCTACCTCAACGAGACCTTCTCTGAACTGCGGCTGGACAGTGTGGTCCAGTGGATGGAg CACTTCGAGACAtggccctcccacctccccatcgTGGCCCACGCTGAGCGGCAGAGTGTCGCAGCCATCCTCATGGTGGCCCAGCTGACCCAGCGCTCGGTGCACATCTGTCACGTGGCACGGAAGGAGGAG ATCCTGCTGATTAAAGCGGCAAAGGCGCAGGGGCTGCCGGTGACCTGTGAGGTGGCACCCCACCATCTGTTCCTGAGCCGTGATGACCTGGAGCGTCTGGGGCCCGGGAAAGGGGAGGTTCGGCCCGAGCTTGGCTCCCGGGAAGACGTAGAAGCCCTGTGGGAGAACATGGCCGTCATTGACTGCTTTGCCTCCGACCATG ccccccacactGTGGAGGAGAAGTGTGGGCCCCGGCCTCCCCCCGGCTTCCCAGGGCTGGAGACCATGCTGCCCCTGCTGCTGACGGCAGTGAGCGAGGGCCGGCTCAGCCTGGACGACGTGCTGCAGCGACTGCACCACAACCCTCGGCGCATCTTCCACCTGCCCCCCCAGGAGGACACCTATGTGGag GTGGATCTGGAGCACGAATGGACAGTCCCCAGccacatgcccttctccaaggccCACTGGACACCCTTTGAAGGGCAGAAGGTGAAGGGCACTGTCCGCCGTGTGGTCCTGCGCGGGGAGGTGGCCTATATTGACGGGCAG GTGCTGGTGCCACCGGGCTACGGACAGGACGTCCGCAAGTGGCCACAGGGTGCTGTTCCGCAGCTCACGCCCTCGGCCCCGGCTGCCAGTGAGCTAACCACG ACCCCGGAGAGGCCCCGCCGGAGCGGCCCAGCACTCCCCGATGGCCGCTTCCACCTACCTCCCCGGATCCACCGAGCCTCCGACCCAGGTTTGCCAG CTGTGTTCCTCCGCCCAGGAGCTGGGACCCCATGGGGCAGCAGAGCGTGGG CTGAGGAGCCAAAGGAGAAGACCTCCCGGAAGGCAGCTGAGCCAG AGCTGATGGGAACCCTTGATGGCATCTGCTACCCTCCACCACCAGTACCTAGACAGGCGTCACCCCAGAACCTGGGGACCCCTGGCCTGCTGCACCCCCAGACCTCACCCCTGCTGCACTCACTAGTGGGCCAACATATCCTGTCCGTCCAGCAGTTCACCAAGGATCAG ATGTCTCACCTGTTCAACGTGGCACACACGCTGCGCATGATGGTACAGAAGGAGCGGAGCCTGGACATCCTCAAG GGGAAGGTGATGGCCTCCATGTTCTACGAGGTGAGCACACGGACCAGCAGCTCCTTTGCAGCAGCCATGGCCCGGCTCGGGGGCGCTGTGCTCAGCTTCTCCGAAGCCACGTCCTCCGTCCAGAAGGGCGAGTCCTTGGCTGACTCGGTGCAGACCATGAGCTGCTACGCCGACGTCGTCGTGCTGCGGCACCCCCAGCCCGGGGCAGTGGAG CTGGCAGCCAAGCACTGCCGGAGGCCAGTGATCAACGCAGGGGACGGGGTTGGAGAGCACCCTACCCAGGCCTTGCTGGACATCTTCACCATCCGGGAGGAGCTTGGGACGGTCAACGGCATGACA ATCACGATGGTGGGCGACCTGAAGCATGGCCGCACGGTGCATTCGCTGGCCTGCCTGCTCACCCAGTACCGCGTCAGCCTGCGCTACGTGGCGCCCCCTAGCCTGCGCATGCCCCCTGATGTGCGGGCCTTCGTGGCCTCCCGTGGCACCAAGCAG GAGGAATTTGAGAGCATCGAGGAGGCGCTGCCGGACACCGACGTGCTCTACATGACTCGCATCCAGAAGGAGCGCTTCGGCTCCACCCAGGAGTATGAAGCA TGCTTTGGCCAGTTCATCCTCACTCCGCACATCATGACCCGGGCCAAGAAGAAGATGGTGGTGATGCACCCAATGCCCCGTGTCAATGAGATCAG TGTGGAGGTGGACTCAGATCCCCGAGCTGCCTACTTCCGCCAGGCAGAGAACGGCATGTACATCCGCATGGCTCTGTTGGCCACTGTGCTGGGCCGCTTCTAG